From a region of the Saccharomycodes ludwigii strain NBRC 1722 chromosome VII, whole genome shotgun sequence genome:
- the APD1 gene encoding Apd1p (similar to Saccharomyces cerevisiae YBR151W | APD1 | Actin Patches Distal) produces MSGFFGSIVKKLRPTDSNEDLSNEAKIKIESCIETCNPGPGCCEGTVSNKDLETFNKLKIDKETPLMNSSKTNKLHFIIPTSKKDWKHDAVTEFNNDTVPYELFTWVKSNKRKYQNSTLSTAPAEEPFMCNVSSMAIDIMDIDQLKFRKSNVLILPYFITLHNLVFDKVAPLFNELVPLLMNTGGNDATPTFEAIQELCGKYGVTISKSNDRGVIFLCSHTTRDKRCGITAPILLKYFHEFLTDPYDSFRNDSDTREGGYRVAYVNHVGGHKFAANTIIYLNNINDPLLIWLGRVTPKDVQPIVENVLIPEVPRLPYPEKVRCIKKYNW; encoded by the coding sequence atgagtggtttttttggttctatagttaaaaaattgcGTCCGACAGATTCAAACGAAGATCTTTCCAATGAagctaaaataaaaatcgaAAGTTGTATAGAAACATGCAACCCAGGCCCAGGATGTTGTGAAGGTACTGTTTCAAATAAAGATTTGGAAACTTTTAATAAGTTAAAAATCGATAAAGAAACACCCCTAATGAACTCTAgtaaaacaaacaaacttCATTTTATCATTCCCACTTCAAAGAAGGATTGGAAACATGACGCAGTTACAGAATTTAACAACGATACTGTGCCATACGAACTTTTTACATGGGTTAAAAgcaataaaagaaaataccaAAATAGTACTTTAAGCACTGCTCCAGCTGAGGAACCTTTTATGTGTAATGTTAGTTCAATGGCTATAGATATCATGGACATTGATCAACTGAAATTCCGCAAatcaaatgttttaattttaccttattttattactttACACAATTTAGTATTTGATAAAGTTGCACCTCTCTTTAACGAATTGGTTCCTCTTTTAATGAATACAGGTGGTAATGATGCCACACCCACTTTTGAAGCTATTCAAGAGTTGTGTGGGAAATACGGTGTCACTATTAGTAAATCTAATGATCGTGGTGTTATATTTCTATGCTCACACACCACGAGAGATAAAAGGTGTGGTATTACAGCTCcgattttattaaagtatTTTCATGAATTTTTAACTGATCCATATGACAGTTTCAGAAATGATTCAGATACTAGAGAAGGTGGTTATAGAGTTGCCTATGTCAATCATGTTGGTGGCCACAAATTCGCTGCCAATactataatttatttaaataatataaatgatCCTTTGTTAATTTGGTTGGGTAGAGTCACCCCAAAAGATGTACAACCTATTGTAGAGAACGTATTAATCCCTGAAGTTCCTAGATTGCCTTATCCGGAAAAGGTCCGCTGCATCAAGAAATATAACTGgtga
- the NAP1 gene encoding histone chaperone NAP1 (similar to Saccharomyces cerevisiae YKR048C | NAP1 | Nucleosome Assembly Protein): protein MSQPIPNRNNKNFKIAGAPTPHNTPASVMSSYLRSDRPATATASSFGNTSLPTNIDNSVVEDSNEEQTIKNALASDPILLATIQEKLGGLIGQDSGYVEQLPKMVKNRIYSLKKLQSDLMDAEKKFQLELFDLEKKYLEEYYKPIFKRRMELISGEDEPTTNEIIKGREIEKNLEPGHVEEEEEEKKEEEEKEGDEKEDIKDTGIPAFWLTAFDNLPMTSQTITDRDAEVLEYLQDIQLSYLDNQQPGFKLTFKFKKENPFFSNDILIKTYYYQKELGYSGDFIYDYAEGCVINWINNEANATVSVEKKRQRNKTTKQIRTIEKITPVESFFNFFDPPKIPEKIKSDEPGKEGETEKEEEEETEEEEELQELESRLALDYGIGEEIKDKLIPRAVDWFTGVAAEFDLEDGEDEDYEDEDEDEDEDEDEDECEDEGEGEAEDEGEDSEDNGEEEEADDFKNVNKEQPPECKQS from the coding sequence ATGTCTCAACCCATTCCTAATAGAAACAATAAGAACTTTAAAATTGCTGGTGCTCCGACACCACACAACACTCCAGCTAGTGTAATGTCTAGCTATTTGCGTAGCGACAGACCGGCTACAGCTACAGCTTCTTCTTTTGGAAACACTTCCCTTCCTACTAATATTGACAACTCAGTCGTAGAGGATTCGAATGAAGAacaaacaattaaaaatgctTTAGCTAGTGATCCGATATTATTAGCTACCattcaagaaaaattagGTGGTCTAATCGGCCAAGACAGTGGGTATGTCGAACAATTGCCTAAAATGGTAAAGAATCGCATttattcattaaaaaagttgcaAAGTGATTTGATGGACgcggaaaaaaaattccaactggaattatttgatttagaaaagaaatatttagaAGAATACTATAAgcctatttttaaaaggaGAATGGAATTGATTAGCGGAGAGGATGAACCTACTACTAATGAAATAATTAAAGGAAgagaaatagaaaaaaatttagaacCTGGTCAtgtagaagaagaagaagaagaaaaaaaagaggaagaggaaaaagagggagatgaaaaagaagatatCAAGGATACAGGTATTCCTGCTTTTTGGTTGACTGCTTTTGATAATTTACCGATGACAAGCCAAACAATTACCGATAGGGATGCTGAGGTTTTAGAATATTTACAAGATATACAATTGTCTTATTTGGATAATCAACAACCCGGGTTCAAATTAACTTTCAAATTTAAGAAAGAAAACCCATTTTTTAGCAACGATATTTTAATCAAgacttattattatcaaaaagaaCTAGGCTATTCTGGCGATTTCATTTATGATTACGCCGAAGGCTGTGTGATCAATTGGATTAATAATGAAGCTAATGCTACTGTTTCCGTCGAAAAGAAGAGACAGAGAAATAAAACCACCAAGCAAATTAGAACAATCGAAAAGATCACACCTGTGGAGtctttctttaatttctttgaCCCACCTAAGATCCcagaaaaaatcaaaagtgATGAACCAGGAAAAGAAGGAGAAACAGAAaaggaggaagaagaagaaacagaagaagaagaggagtTACAAGAATTAGAAAGCAGATTAGCCTTAGATTACGGTATTGGTGAAGAAATTAAGGACAAGTTAATTCCAAGAGCTGTTGACTGGTTTACTGGTGTAGCTGCCGAATTTGATTTGGAAGATGGTGAGGATGAAGATTATGAGGATGaggatgaagatgaagatgaagatgaagatgaagacgAATGTGAAGATGAAGGTGAAGGTGAAGCTGAAGATGAAGGTGAAGATTCTGAAGATAACggggaagaagaagaagcgGACGATTTCAAGAATGTTAATAAGGAGCAACCTCCCGAATGCAAGCAGTCGTAG